The following DNA comes from Populus trichocarpa isolate Nisqually-1 chromosome 19, P.trichocarpa_v4.1, whole genome shotgun sequence.
taaattgtaattgaacCCCTGCAGTTTGGCGCCATTTTCAAGctagtccttggattttaagTTTTGCAATTTAGACCCCATTTAaaaccccaaactttgatatttctttaattatgtccttgatttgattaattaaattaattccaagcttaattaagtctcaaaacttatcaattctccaattaaacccttgattggattaattaaattagtttcaagctcaattaagtctcaaaacttatcaattctccaattaaatccttgattggattaattagattaattccaaagtttaattaaacctcaaaacttccaatcatgttgcccttaacccaaattttaatcaattcttcatttatttcattttacttgcttttcatcatcattattttttttcaccattattaaaaggatcaaaaattgggttatgacacacTCAATGTATGATCTGGAGTTATATACTATTATTCAGAGTCTTAAATATTGGTGATATTACCTAATAAAGAAGGAGTTTATCCTAATCACAGATCATGAAGCTCTTAAACATATGAATGGGCAGCATAACTTAAGTCATCAGCTTACAAAATAGGTGTCATTTTTACAAGAGTTCACTTTTTGCTAAGGCACCACCTAGGCAACTTAAACAAAGTGGTTGATATCCTCAATATGTGGGTTATTCTACTCAGTACTATATGTACCTAAGTGACAAGGTTTGATGCTTTCAAGAAGCTATATTCAAGTAACTCATCATTTAGACAGATTGATGTTGAGTTGACAGATGAAGGTAAACGATATAACTTTGTACTTATGAGTGGTTATCTATTTCATGATTTGCAGCTTTGTATCCTAGATTGCTCCTTACAGAAACATCTGTGAATTGCATTAAGGGACACTTTGAGCGGGATAAGACATTGACCCTAATGTTTGCAAATTATTATTGGTCTAAGTTGTCTGAccatatatctatttttataacGAGATGTGTTGTTTCTCAAAGGTTTAAGGAAGCCTTAACAAATGTTGGACTCTCTACTTCATTACCTGGTTCTTGATGCTTCGTGGTTGGATGTCAATATAGATTTTATGTTAAGGTTTATCATGTACCTAATAAgccatggattttattttaattgttgtgGATAAGTTCTTAAAGATGATTGTTTCACAACCTGTTGAAAGACCATGGATACAACATGAAAAGCCTACCTCTACTTCAACAAGGTGATTTGTTTACATGACATTCCTATGTTCATTATTTCATACAAAGATGTGAAGTTTATGAATAACTTTTGGAAGAGTTTATGGAGTAAGATAGGAACTCAACTAAACTCTGATAGAGCATATCATCCATAGGCACATAGGCAGATGAAGGTGTTTAACCTAGGGGTGAGTAAAAtagattaaactgagaaaactagaaaaaaaaataaccgaaaaaaccaaactgtgaaaaaaactgattaaaccgattagaattttttaaaaccgaccggttcagttttggttttataagcttgaaaccaaaaaaacagaaTCGAACCCACACcgaaaaaataccaaaaacaattgagccaaaccagaaaaaaaccgagtcaaatcAGAAAAAccaacccaaacaaaaaaaacccagccaaaccgaaccgaaccgattAGTTTGAACAGGTTTTcattataaaaaccaaatcgaaaCTAGTCGGTTTGAACctgttttggttcggtttcagttttttaaaaaacaactttagttattttttttttataaaaaccgaactgaactgaAAATGATCTTCCCTAGTTTAACCAAAGCCTTGGTAACTTACTGCGAAGTTTAGATGGAGATAAGCCAAAATAGTGGGATCTGACCTTTTTACAAGTAGAGTTTGCATGTAATAGATCTTGAAATTGGACTACCCAATTAAGTCCATTCGAGATCATCTATAGACAAAACACTTTTAGAGTGTTAGAGTTATGTCACTCTTCTAGAGTGTCCAAGATGATAGTATGGCATATTACTTACATAATATTCATAACCAAGTCAATAACACAATCCCTAACATAAATGTCAAGTATAAAAGCCCTGGTTAATACTCATCGTAGGAGAGTGGTGTTTGAGGTTAGTGATCTAGTATAGGTGATGCTTACTCGTGAGATGTAAGGTGTTGCAGAAGATAAATGAAAATGCTTATAGACTTCACCTTCCTAGGCAACTAAATACTTTTGATATCTTTAATGTTTAGCACATGCCCTCTATTAGGTTGATAATTCAAGTTAATCTTGAAGAGATGTCAAGATTTATGGTATTTTCCTCCTTTAAAAGTTGTCGGGATCACCATTAAAGATCTGTGGGATTTTGCTCAAACACTACTGTCAAAGATTGACATACATTTACCActtaaagatatttaattatcagcGTCTCTTCAATATCGAACGTATTATCCTAATTCCATTAGATCCTATAAAATCACCATTTTCTAAGTGgtaaaattcaaatgaaaagtGTGAATATCATAATGGGATTCTCAgccactataaaaaaattacaagaattacAAGTATCAAGTCTAAAAGCTTATGACCAATGGACAAGTTGAGTTTGTGAAGGATAATGGTACCTACTACATTGTCACTAGACCATCCTCAACATACCAAGTGATTGAAAATGCTAGTGAGACACATATATTGCTAAAGAAGTTGATCTAAGAAGGGTGCTGCATtgtcaattatttttgttatagaactttgttgttcttgtttttttttttcatgtttgttggGGCCACATCCcatcttttaatgaaatatgcactcttttcatatcttttttgttttgaaatcaatagatgtttagcatttttatttttgaccatgaaaaaaaaattgattaaacccCAAGGTGAACCAAATAAAATGCTAAGAACTCATTAACCCTTATGATTTATTCCATGGCTCGTTTAATTGAAAACTaacaaaacttttacaaaagtgGCAaggcaaaaaaatagaaatccaaAGATTGagtaccaaattaaaaaatataatatttggtaaattgggatttaaaaatgaaattgaaaacaaataaaacttctacaaaaaaaccattactaaaaatgagaaaacaaaattagagactgaagttgaaataccaacaaccAAGAGGGTAAAATAGTGATTTTTggggaaggagagagaaaataagggaaaaaaaagtataacCGACAACAAACTGAACCATCACCAGATACACGCATCAGACCAACATGAAAAGGACACTATAACGCTTCCAAAGACATGACAAAAGGGTATTTTTGGAGACCGAGAGGCACAACACATGCCGACCGAAGAGCGCAAATGCCTCCCATACACCCTAGGGTGTGCCACACGcgcacatctttttttttctcttaaatttagctaaatacaaaaatatccttaagctgactttctaattaaaaaaaaccattatgaaaACCAAAAATACCCTTTGACTTTAggctttttttgtattttgaggGTATTTTTATCGTTTTactttgcattttaattatttgttattgaTTATATTTGTTTACATGTCAAATTGCCCCTCAGCTTAAAttgtaataacaaaaaaccattgtaaaaatacaaaaataccttTTAACACTAGGTTTAAATGTTTTCATTCTAAAGGTATTATGGTTGTTTTACTATGCgatcaagatgaaaaaaaatacttatttgtcCCTAGTCAATATGAAGATGACAAATGATCATGTTAAAGATTTTAAtcctaattgattttattagctATTGTAGTAATCATTAACTTGATTATATTCTGGACCTTGATTGTTGTTTACTATCATTATTAATCCTAATTGTCATAACATTTTAGTGATGTATAAGAGCAATTCATTTTGACTAATTCCTAGAAactgttttatgttttttattttcttaattgaaagaaTAGATGGAAAATCAAAAGCATAAACAATAAATGGCCAAAATCGAGTGAGTAAATTGATGCTAAGATTGAGTTGAACGAGATCAAATGTTAGTGTATTGGTATAGGATTCTCGGGAAAATCAGAACATAGCATTCAATTAGGGAAAAGGTAGAAGGGTCCAAGGACATTGGATTTCAGAACAAAAGGGTTTtcattaatgaaattgaaaatatttatttatttattttgtgataaGAAATATCATAAAACTAGTTTGTGTGGGTCAATCAATACTAAAATAAGATCAAAGTaaagtgaaaaagaagaaggagaagaataaaattgatagaaTCAAGAGGTAAGATAGGAAAAGAATAAAGTTACAAACTTGTGCAATTCAAGCTGTGTGCAACCAAAACATACATTAAtcttatatattcaattaacattaacaattttacaagtcaagaacccatgtttttttatataatcatgcagtatatataattaagaaaaaaaaaactctcatttaAGTATAAGCTCTTTTCTtcatctatttaaaatattaaatcaggATTTCACCGCAATATATTTGGTTCATGCAACTTTCAAACcacacaaaataataataataataataataataataataataattaagggtGCTGcagtgttttatatatatatatatatatatatatatatatatatcaatcattAATATCATCCTTCGTTATTGTAAAACTATGTGAATCATTAAAACTAATATAtgaatcattaaatttaattttttcaaaagcacagAACCACTGTAAAAACAAACacccctaaaaaaaatatcttaaaatacacAAAAAGTTTTGGATCTGAAAGGAAAAATATGCAACATTAAATTTTCAAGTGGTTTgtaagtttttataaaaatccaagTGTTAATGTATTTTACCTCTAATTTAAAACCATCTTGATTTTCATGGAATGGTTTAAAATTGTAGATATTATATTTCTTTCACAGCCATTGTGCATaatgttatttgaattttatataattcGACCAATCACATGGTGTATATAACGCTAGATATGTATCAACAAGTCTAATTTTAAGAAACAGTACGACCAcataaagtgatttttttaataaaacaaatataatttttaatttaacctttgAATCAAGCTAAAAttgattctttattttcataattatttcttaattctttTCCTAGTTAGATCTtagagttttaatttaatttggttttaattaGTTAGAtcaatttagtaattatttaaatagcTTTGTAGCTTATTCTTCTaaaatacttatatatatatatatatatatatatatatatatatatatatatatatatatatatatatgttatattCAAGTTAAGAATAAGCACAATCGTCTAGGCTTTTTCCTGTTACGGGACATTTTTCCCTTTTCCTGTTCTTGTCCTAGATGCTGCTCTAACCATGGCCATTTGCTTTCTCTGTTGCTATGTTCCATGCAGAACAAATGGGTGGAGTCTTTGAGTACTCAAAGTATATCCATGCAAGTGAAATCAAAGTAACCTCACATCACTATATATTCTACTGAAATGCTTCCCAGTCTATTCAAATAGAAATCCATTCAAGTACAAACactatttcctttttcttttgcaatgTATCCCGTAGAAATAAACGTACAAGAAAATTTGACCTCAagaaatgatgatcaaaatgtATTGATGGATCGTTTCTTGTATGAATATGTGAAGGAGGACAACATTGTGACCTTTAAGAGCTGTGTTCAGAAACATTCGCCAGATAAGCTAGTGACTCCCTCTGGGAATTCACTACTTCATGTAGCCGTAAGCTATGGAAGTGATAAAATTGCAGCTTATCTGGCAGAAGAGTTTCCTTCGCTAATCACCAGTCGAAACGACCAGGAGGACACAATCCTTCATGTTGCTGCCAGGGAAGGAAGGCTTAGCAATACAATTAAAACTCTGGTCGGATCGAATCCCAGCTTGGTGAGGTtggaaaatagaaaaggaaacatTCCTTTGCATGATGCAGTGATCAGGGGTAATAAAGAAGCTGTCGCGTGGCTGGTATGCAAAGATCCAGGAGCGGCCTTTTACAACAACAATACACAAAAGTCTCCATTGTACCTGGCTGTTGAGAGTGGCCATAAGAATGGGATTCTTGATGATCTCCTGAATATCGAAGCTTCCTCTGGCgcgctacaaaaaggaaagtcCCCTGTTCATGCAGCCATCGAGCAACGTAACAAAGGTGAACACAATGTGTATCTATACTCATTAGAAAATGatttacataaaaaacaattcttgcaAATATATCATCGTTATGTTCATTGGAAactaattcttttgattttcagaTATATTGGAAAAAATTGGAAAGGCAAAACCAGAGCTATTAGGTTTCAAAGACGAAGGGTTGGGAAATTCCCTCCATTATGCATCATCCATGGGTTATCTGGATGGAGCTCGCTTCCTACTACAGAAGTTTCCTGATGGAGCAAATGAAAGAGACCAAGAAGGAAACTATCCTATCCATCTTGCATGCAAAAATGATTCTGTTGATCTAGTAAAGGAATTGATGAAAGTCTTCCCATATCCAAAAGAGTTCCTCAATGCAAAGGGGCAGAACATTCTCCATGTAGCAGCTGAAAATGGACAAGGCAAAGTGGTTAGGCACATACTCAAACAGGATCAGAAGCTCATCGAACCACTGCTAAATGGCATTGATGAGGATGGAAACACACCTTTGCATTTGGCAACACAGTCAGGCCAATCCAATGCTGCATTTGCTCTAGTGCGCGACACCCGCGTTGAGCGTTCAATTGTCAACAATGCAAACAAGACACCGTATGATATTGCTGAAGAACAATCTAAAATAGCTGTGaatcaatatgaaaaaacagATGAAATGGTACACTAGTTGATCATCATTTAGCAAGATCTACAAAAGTGTATATTTTAGGAGAATAAttggtttaatatttttgtatctgTGCTAATTACTCTTTGTTGCCAGCTTGCTGAGGAACGAAAGCAGTTTGATTCAAAGAACAACACCCCTGCTGACGGGACCCAGGTATAAGAGTTCAAATGATATGTTCTTCGCttacattttaaatattttgggtAAAGATATGTACTCGatattacaagaatattctaTCAAGTAATGGAAACAATCAAGCAAGATCAAGAgaccaaaaaaattcaagatttaacACCTAACCGTTTAAGGTTTTTGAGTATAATGATGTCATGTGATTTgaacaattataatttatgcATTTCTTCATGATTTCTATTTTCTGAGACAGGACAAAGCAGTTGATCCAAAGAAGCAAGATAAAAAGAAACCCTCAAAGGATTACAAACTGCTAGATTATTATGGAGCGgtattgtttcttttcttctttcctatACTTTTGGGTTTTGATCTTTTCGGTTTCCGGAAGAGGTAAGactttaagaaagaaaaaagatggctGTGTCTTGGTTTAAAAGTGGTGCTGAGCTACATGCTTAACTTGTATTCTATAGTATTCAAAATTCTGAAACCATTCCAGAATTTTGCTATCTTGCGTCCCCAAAAAGGCATTTCAAGGCCAGATGCTTTTGGATAATCTTCGAAGAgcgaaaaactaaaaaaaaccattaagtttttttcctcttgCTATGCAGATGACAACATTATCGATCCTACACTTCCACGCCCGCCCCAAAAAATCCCTACAACAGCCTTTCAGTAGTTCTCAAGGCAAGCCACCAAGGAAAGAGGAAACAAAGAGCAGGATAGAGAATCTTCTTGTGGTAGCAGTGCTTGTTGCTGGTGTAACCTTTTCTGGTGCTATACAATTGCCACAGCTAAAGAATATCAGTAACTCAAATGAACATCATCATGACTTTAACATCACTAGCACTGTCTTCCATAACAACACTGCCTTCGACAGTCCTACTGGTTCATCCCTTCTGGATGGCTATTTATGTCTTGATGTGTGGGCTTTGAATACCTCTGTGGTGGCAGCTATAATCCTTCTTTGGACGAACTTGAATGATGTCAAATTTGCACCATTTGTCGTTTGGTTTTCATCCTTAATGGTTGGTGGAGCTATTTACATGATGTGCTTGGCGTTCTTTTTTGCTGTGAGCATAGCATTAGGTGGATCCGATTATGGAGTGTTAGCAATCATCATTATTGTGGTGGGGGTTGTGTTTTTCCTTGCTCAAACGTTGCTTTATATTCAATGGATTCTTCCACCATCTGTCaaccaaattcttgaaggaatGCTCTCGTATTATGTCTACTTCCTCTCGTTTCTCTTTCTATTCTACAGTTGGAGGTGGCTGCCTGATAAACTCTCGGAGCTCAAGAGAGGGAGAACAAGCAACGAGAGAAATTCAGGTTGATCTTCAATAGATGTCAGGATTTCTGGGATTTTCCTCCTCTAAAAGTTGTTGGGATCAGTAAGACTATTTGCAATTGCAATAATGAATCGAATGTGTCTGTACTACTTTCCTTTATTCAAAGCAAGTTCGTTGATTGTCCAAGAAATACTATACTAATGCCAGTGGTTTTAAATATACCAGAGAAGGGTTTGTCTCGGAGAACTGGATTCAAAATTGTCTTTCCTACTAGTGCTTCTCAGAGTTCTTGGCGTTCTTTATCAGTTTATCGTTATATTATCTTCTGCGTAAAGAAGACGACTAGCCTGTCCACTTTCCTGTTCTGCCTTAATTTGGAGTTgccataaattatttcaaaactgtAAATCAATACTTTTTGTTTCAACTCCAAAACTAAAACACATTCTATAcataaaccaaatataaaactatatcaACCTAAATTCATATATAACAATAATTCATTGATGGAGCAACCGAGTTTCGCTACTCCTCTATCCCAAAACGGGTCAACTCATAGCAAAACTCATTcctaaactaaattaattattgagTTGTATAATCATTATATATCTCATTAGCAAAGGATGAAGAAAGTGAAAGAACTGtctgaaaaaaatctaagtggAAGAACTGTccgaaaaaaatctaaagaaaagaacgaaggtttcttttttttttcttcatcatggTTTCTAGgttgaaaggaaaagagaaaaaaaaactacaaaaaaaaaaaaaaaactaaaggaatgattttttattttgacaaaaaccaTTTTAGCATCCCTTCGTTGGAGACCAAAAAACAGTTGAAGACCAGTTATTTTACCGGTTATTACTTATAGCTTTTTCTTTGGCTCTCATGTTGGAGATGCTTTGATTTTAACAGATTCAAACCGTGGGACCAAATTGTTATATGGTTGATAATTGAGCCA
Coding sequences within:
- the LOC18108569 gene encoding protein ACCELERATED CELL DEATH 6, with protein sequence MYPVEINVQENLTSRNDDQNVLMDRFLYEYVKEDNIVTFKSCVQKHSPDKLVTPSGNSLLHVAVSYGSDKIAAYLAEEFPSLITSRNDQEDTILHVAAREGRLSNTIKTLVGSNPSLVRLENRKGNIPLHDAVIRGNKEAVAWLVCKDPGAAFYNNNTQKSPLYLAVESGHKNGILDDLLNIEASSGALQKGKSPVHAAIEQRNKDILEKIGKAKPELLGFKDEGLGNSLHYASSMGYLDGARFLLQKFPDGANERDQEGNYPIHLACKNDSVDLVKELMKVFPYPKEFLNAKGQNILHVAAENGQGKVVRHILKQDQKLIEPLLNGIDEDGNTPLHLATQSGQSNAAFALVRDTRVERSIVNNANKTPYDIAEEQSKIAVNQYEKTDEMLAEERKQFDSKNNTPADGTQDKAVDPKKQDKKKPSKDYKLLDYYGAMTTLSILHFHARPKKSLQQPFSSSQGKPPRKEETKSRIENLLVVAVLVAGVTFSGAIQLPQLKNISNSNEHHHDFNITSTVFHNNTAFDSPTGSSLLDGYLCLDVWALNTSVVAAIILLWTNLNDVKFAPFVVWFSSLMVGGAIYMMCLAFFFAVSIALGGSDYGVLAIIIIVVGVVFFLAQTLLYIQWILPPSVNQILEGMLSYYVYFLSFLFLFYSWRWLPDKLSELKRGRTSNERNSG